A part of Perca fluviatilis chromosome 15, GENO_Pfluv_1.0, whole genome shotgun sequence genomic DNA contains:
- the LOC120574485 gene encoding zona pellucida sperm-binding protein 3-like, with the protein MCFLVGQTGGALTFCTNLLFSVAFMEALYFWVSLLVGLCVGSSFALAPKPRDPLLQTPQITGSSKHTEQQKSPLEERQQVNTVRVTCHPDSLEIVIKADLFGIGAPVNVDELRLGVKYNDYCRATASSLDEYRIRVGLVDCGTKHWMTDDSLVFTNLLIYSPVASSAGVVRMDEAVIPIECHYERKYSLSSSSLTPVWIPFTSTLSAVETLQFDLRIMTNDWLYERSSNVFYLGEPIGIEASVRVGHHVGLRVFLSSCVATLSPDIYSVPRYVFIENGCLVDSQLPGSRSQFLTRTQDNKLQLVVDAFRFHNEDRGELYITCHINAVPVFDAEALNKACTFVNGRWRSADGNNYLCGYCQSQNEVGQTPSKPSSPAKFGPRGFGTVDETEPLWRSAMKTNTVWEQEARVGPMMVLPTRQISGPIPVEEVPSVLNKISRLALYGSQWRSGTNDRVDQKGLLPGSQSTPDQVVVVKTLSSEQNEDLKDGDAEKAFAPLEKASPEVHLKSKEAALDNNTTALDDVSPTAQFSLATTDLLNATAAESTITDPKR; encoded by the exons ATGTGCTTTCTAGTGGGTCAGACAGGAGGAGCGCTTACATTCTGCACTAATTTGCTGTTTTCAGTGGCATTTATGGAGGCCTTGTATTTTTGGGTTAGTCTCCTAGTTGGACTCTGTGTTGGGTCATCTTTTGCTTTAGCACCCAAACCGAGAGATCCTTTACTTCAAACACCTCAGATCACAGGGAGCTCCAAACACACTGAGCAACAAAAGTCTCCACTTGAAGAACGACAGCAGGTGAATACTGTGAGAGTGACCTGCCATCCAGACTCGTTGGAGATTGTTATCAAAGCTGACCTGTTTGGTATTGGAGCTCCTGTTAATGTGGATGAGTTGCGCCTTGGAGTGAAGTACAATGATTACTGCCGAGCTACAGCGTCTTCATTAGATGAATACAGAATCCGTGTTGGACTTGTGGACTGTGGCACCAAGCACTGg ATGACCGATGACTCTCTGGTCTTCACAAACCTCCTCATATACTCTCCTGTGGCCTCTTCAGCGGGGGTGGTTCGAATGGATGAGGCTGTAATTCCAATTGAGTGTCATTATGAAAG gaagtaCAGTTTGTCCAGTTCTTCACTTACACCTGTCTGGATCCCCTTCACGTCTACCCTATCTGCAGTGGAAACTTTGCAGTTTGACCTGAGAATTATGACAA ATGACTGGCTATATGAAAGAAGTTCTAACGTGTTTTACCTCGGTGAGCCCATTGGCATTGAAGCCTCAGTCAGAGTGGGACATCACGTGGGGCTCCGAGTGTTTCTGAGCAGCTGTGTGGCCACACTTTCCCCAGACATATACTCCGTTCCCAGATACGTCTTCATTGAAAATGG GTGCTTGGTTGACTCCCAGCTTCCAGGTTCAAGGTCCCAGTTCTTAACCAGGACACAGGACAACAAGCTCCAATTGGTTGTTGATGCCTTTAGGTTTCATAatgaggacagaggagag CTCTACATCACCTGTCACATTAATGCTGTACCAGTATTTGATGCAGAGGCACTAAATAAGGCGTGCACTTTTGTAAATGGAAG ATGGAGGTCAGCTGATGGTAATAACTACTTATGTGGGTATTGTCAAAGCCAAAACGAAGTTGGCCAAACCCCCAGTAAGCCCAGCAGCCCAGCCAAGTTTGGTCCTCGTGGGTTTGGGACTGTGGATGAAACTGAACCCTTATGGAGGAGTGCAATGAAGACCAATACAG tgtgggaacaggaggCGAGAGTTGGTCCGATGATGGTCTTGCCAACCAGGCAAATAAGTGGACCTATACCTGTGGAAGAGGTTCCTTCAGTTCTTAATAAAATCAGCAGACTTGCACTGTACGGCAGTCAGTGGAGAAGTGGAACAAATGACAGAGTTG ATCAGAAGGGACTGCTTCCTGGTTCACAATCTACACCAGACCAGGTGGTGGTGGTTAAGACTCTTAGTTCTGAGCAGAATGAAGATCtaaaag ATGGAGATGCTGAGAAAGCTTTTGCTCCTCTAGAAAAAGCATCCCCCGAGGTCCACCTGAAATCAAAGGAAGCAGCGCTGGACAATAACACAACAGCCCTCGATGATGTCAGCCCAACTGCTCAGTTTTCTCTGGCTACCACCGACCTGTTGAATGCAACTGCAGCAGAATCTACCATTACAGACCCAAAAAGAtaa
- the LOC120574486 gene encoding zona pellucida sperm-binding protein 3-like isoform X1: MVNAGHCASLALLILFAFGVADAIRTLKDGPMIDAEGREYKSATLRTDAENVSGPEFNRASAVHVRCKEASMVIVVKADLYKNGRLVSPGELFLGGAEHSRSSQCRAAAASDSEYIIEAPLQDCGSKLAISKDSVIYTNKLIISPAGSYPGITRINHAVPVSCHYKRTHIVSGNFQQPPLSFTPAKYSTAAFSLKLMTDHWTSETFSRVFYIGDLLHLEASYTGPDSGQSQLFIDSCVATLSPDATSIPRYYFIENHGCLVDAKEEESNALFPPRKKASSLQLQLDAFLFHQDSRNAIFITCHLKATSKMWKSSPINKACNYVHSRWINVDGSDVCQCCDGTCSPNGNINRRRLIPKDMACGTVTLGPLMVFPSK; this comes from the exons ATGGTGAATGCAGGTCACTGCGCCTCTCTGGCACTGTTGATATTGTTTGCTTTTGGTGTTGCAGATGCCATTCGAACTTTAAAAGATGGACCCATGATTGATGCTGAAGGAAGGGAATATAAATCTGCCACATTAAGAACTGATGCAGAAAACGTCAGTGGACCAGAATTCAATCGCGCATCGGCTGTCCATGTACGATGCAAAGAAGCGTCCATGGTCATTGTGGTGAAGGCTGACCTGTATAAAAATGGACGCCTTGTGTCTCCTGGAGAGCTTTTTTTGGGAGGAGCCGAGCATTCACGGAGCAGTCAGTGccgagctgctgctgctagtgACTCTGAATATATCATTGAAGCTCCATTGCAAGACTGTGGCTCCAAATTAGCT ATATCTAAGGACTCTGTGATCTACACAAACAAGCTGATAATCTCACCAGCTGGCAGTTACCCTGGCATTACAAGAATTAATCATGCTGTCCCTGTTTCCTGTCACTATAAAAG GACACACATTGTGAGCGGTAACTTTCAGCAACCTCCCCTGAGCTTCACTCCTGCAAAGTATTCAACAGCTGCCTTCTCGCTAAAGCTGATGACCG ATCATTGGACGAGTGAGACATTCTCCCGGGTCTTCTACATTGGAGACCTCCTGCACCTCGAGGCATCTTACACTGGTCCTGATTCAGGACAAAGCCAACTCTTCATCGACAGCTGTGTTGCCACTCTGTCACCTGACGCAACATCAATCCCCAGATACTATTTTATTGAAAACCATGG GTGCCTCGTTGATGCAAAAGAGGAAGAATCAAACGCACTGTTCCCACCCAGAAAGAAGGCTTCTTCTCTTCAACTGCAGCTTGATGCCTTCCTGTTTCACCAGGATTCAAGGAATGCA ataTTTATCACTTGCCATTTGAAAGCGACCTCTAAAATGTGGAAGAGCAGCCCCATCAACAAGGCCTGCAATTATGTACATTCAAG ATGGATAAATGTGGATGGGAGTGATGTGTGTCAATGTTGTGATGGTACCTGTTCTCCCAACGGTAATATAAATCGGAGACGACTGATCCCAAAAG atATGGCTTGTGGAACTGTAACGCTTGGCCCTTTGATGGTTTTCCCCAGCAAGTAG
- the LOC120574486 gene encoding zona pellucida sperm-binding protein 3-like isoform X3: MVNAGHCASLALLILFAFGVADAIRTLKDGPMIDAEGREYKSATLRTDAENVSGPEFNRASAVHVRCKEASMVIVVKADLYKNGRLVSPGELFLGGAEHSRSSQCRAAAASDSEYIIEAPLQDCGSKLAISKDSVIYTNKLIISPAGSYPGITRINHAVPVSCHYKRTHIVSGNFQQPPLSFTPAKYSTAAFSLKLMTDHWTSETFSRVFYIGDLLHLEASYTGPDSGQSQLFIDSCVATLSPDATSIPRYYFIENHGCLVDAKEEESNALFPPRKKASSLQLQLDAFLFHQDSRNARPLKCGRAAPSTRPAIMYIQDMACGTVTLGPLMVFPSK; this comes from the exons ATGGTGAATGCAGGTCACTGCGCCTCTCTGGCACTGTTGATATTGTTTGCTTTTGGTGTTGCAGATGCCATTCGAACTTTAAAAGATGGACCCATGATTGATGCTGAAGGAAGGGAATATAAATCTGCCACATTAAGAACTGATGCAGAAAACGTCAGTGGACCAGAATTCAATCGCGCATCGGCTGTCCATGTACGATGCAAAGAAGCGTCCATGGTCATTGTGGTGAAGGCTGACCTGTATAAAAATGGACGCCTTGTGTCTCCTGGAGAGCTTTTTTTGGGAGGAGCCGAGCATTCACGGAGCAGTCAGTGccgagctgctgctgctagtgACTCTGAATATATCATTGAAGCTCCATTGCAAGACTGTGGCTCCAAATTAGCT ATATCTAAGGACTCTGTGATCTACACAAACAAGCTGATAATCTCACCAGCTGGCAGTTACCCTGGCATTACAAGAATTAATCATGCTGTCCCTGTTTCCTGTCACTATAAAAG GACACACATTGTGAGCGGTAACTTTCAGCAACCTCCCCTGAGCTTCACTCCTGCAAAGTATTCAACAGCTGCCTTCTCGCTAAAGCTGATGACCG ATCATTGGACGAGTGAGACATTCTCCCGGGTCTTCTACATTGGAGACCTCCTGCACCTCGAGGCATCTTACACTGGTCCTGATTCAGGACAAAGCCAACTCTTCATCGACAGCTGTGTTGCCACTCTGTCACCTGACGCAACATCAATCCCCAGATACTATTTTATTGAAAACCATGG GTGCCTCGTTGATGCAAAAGAGGAAGAATCAAACGCACTGTTCCCACCCAGAAAGAAGGCTTCTTCTCTTCAACTGCAGCTTGATGCCTTCCTGTTTCACCAGGATTCAAGGAATGCA CGACCTCTAAAATGTGGAAGAGCAGCCCCATCAACAAGGCCTGCAATTATGTACATTCAAG atATGGCTTGTGGAACTGTAACGCTTGGCCCTTTGATGGTTTTCCCCAGCAAGTAG
- the LOC120574486 gene encoding zona pellucida sperm-binding protein 3-like isoform X2, whose protein sequence is MVNAGHCASLALLILFAFGVADAIRTLKDGPMIDAEGREYKSATLRTDAENVSGPEFNRASAVHVRCKEASMVIVVKADLYKNGRLVSPGELFLGGAEHSRSSQCRAAAASDSEYIIEAPLQDCGSKLAISKDSVIYTNKLIISPAGSYPGITRINHAVPVSCHYKRTHIVSGNFQQPPLSFTPAKYSTAAFSLKLMTDHWTSETFSRVFYIGDLLHLEASYTGPDSGQSQLFIDSCVATLSPDATSIPRYYFIENHGCLVDAKEEESNALFPPRKKASSLQLQLDAFLFHQDSRNAIFITCHLKATSKMWKSSPINKACNYVHSRYGLWNCNAWPFDGFPQQVGKGQKSRQTLFVLCC, encoded by the exons ATGGTGAATGCAGGTCACTGCGCCTCTCTGGCACTGTTGATATTGTTTGCTTTTGGTGTTGCAGATGCCATTCGAACTTTAAAAGATGGACCCATGATTGATGCTGAAGGAAGGGAATATAAATCTGCCACATTAAGAACTGATGCAGAAAACGTCAGTGGACCAGAATTCAATCGCGCATCGGCTGTCCATGTACGATGCAAAGAAGCGTCCATGGTCATTGTGGTGAAGGCTGACCTGTATAAAAATGGACGCCTTGTGTCTCCTGGAGAGCTTTTTTTGGGAGGAGCCGAGCATTCACGGAGCAGTCAGTGccgagctgctgctgctagtgACTCTGAATATATCATTGAAGCTCCATTGCAAGACTGTGGCTCCAAATTAGCT ATATCTAAGGACTCTGTGATCTACACAAACAAGCTGATAATCTCACCAGCTGGCAGTTACCCTGGCATTACAAGAATTAATCATGCTGTCCCTGTTTCCTGTCACTATAAAAG GACACACATTGTGAGCGGTAACTTTCAGCAACCTCCCCTGAGCTTCACTCCTGCAAAGTATTCAACAGCTGCCTTCTCGCTAAAGCTGATGACCG ATCATTGGACGAGTGAGACATTCTCCCGGGTCTTCTACATTGGAGACCTCCTGCACCTCGAGGCATCTTACACTGGTCCTGATTCAGGACAAAGCCAACTCTTCATCGACAGCTGTGTTGCCACTCTGTCACCTGACGCAACATCAATCCCCAGATACTATTTTATTGAAAACCATGG GTGCCTCGTTGATGCAAAAGAGGAAGAATCAAACGCACTGTTCCCACCCAGAAAGAAGGCTTCTTCTCTTCAACTGCAGCTTGATGCCTTCCTGTTTCACCAGGATTCAAGGAATGCA ataTTTATCACTTGCCATTTGAAAGCGACCTCTAAAATGTGGAAGAGCAGCCCCATCAACAAGGCCTGCAATTATGTACATTCAAG atATGGCTTGTGGAACTGTAACGCTTGGCCCTTTGATGGTTTTCCCCAGCAAGTAGGCAAGGGACAAAAATCCAGACAAACATTATTTGTATTGTGTTGTTAA